From Actinopolymorpha cephalotaxi, one genomic window encodes:
- a CDS encoding PspA/IM30 family protein, with protein MGILNRFAMIFRAKANKAMDRAEDPRETLDYSYTKQLEMLQKVRRGVADVATSRKRLELQMNQLNQQSNKLKDQAQKALSMGREDLAREALTRRSGVEQQVSDLSTQHATLQGEEEKLTLAAQRLQTKVEAFRTKKETIKATYTAAEAQTRVGEAFTGISEEMGDVNMAVQRAEDKTAELQARSGAIDELLASGALDDVTGTSKDDISLELERMASGNDVESELAAMKAQLGGGSAPAREIEGQATPGEQASPSATQQSAQPAPDQPQRQGEGS; from the coding sequence ATGGGTATTCTCAACCGCTTCGCGATGATCTTCCGCGCGAAGGCCAACAAGGCGATGGACCGCGCCGAAGACCCGCGCGAGACGCTCGACTACTCCTACACGAAGCAGCTGGAGATGCTCCAGAAGGTCCGGCGTGGTGTGGCTGACGTCGCGACCAGCCGCAAGCGGCTCGAGCTGCAGATGAACCAGCTCAACCAGCAGTCGAACAAGCTCAAGGACCAGGCGCAGAAGGCGTTGTCGATGGGCCGGGAGGACCTCGCTCGCGAGGCGCTGACCCGCCGGTCCGGGGTCGAGCAGCAGGTGTCCGACCTCAGCACGCAGCACGCCACGCTGCAGGGCGAGGAGGAGAAGCTCACCCTCGCGGCGCAGCGCCTGCAGACCAAGGTCGAGGCGTTCCGCACCAAGAAGGAAACCATCAAGGCCACCTACACCGCGGCCGAGGCGCAGACCCGCGTCGGCGAGGCGTTCACCGGGATCTCCGAGGAGATGGGCGACGTCAACATGGCCGTGCAGCGGGCCGAGGACAAGACGGCCGAGCTGCAGGCCCGTTCCGGTGCGATCGACGAGCTGTTGGCCTCCGGCGCGCTGGACGACGTCACCGGCACCAGCAAGGACGACATCTCCCTGGAGCTGGAGCGGATGGCGTCCGGCAACGACGTCGAGAGCGAGCTGGCCGCGATGAAGGCCCAGCTCGGTGGGGGCTCGGCACCGGCCCGCGAGATCGAGGGCCAGGCCACCCCGGGCGAGCAGGCATCGCCGTCCGCGACGCAGCAGTCCGCCCAGCCCGCACCGGACCAGCCGCAAAGGCAGGGTGAGGGATCGTGA
- the pspAA gene encoding PspA-associated protein PspAA: MIVRILGEGQLRVPNEHLDALNELDARLEAAVNAGDEEGFRGALTALLDQVRTVGTKLPDDSLEESDLFLPPEDATVDEVKELLGEEGLIPG; encoded by the coding sequence GTGATCGTTCGCATCCTCGGCGAGGGGCAGCTTCGGGTACCCAACGAGCACCTCGACGCACTGAACGAGCTCGACGCGCGGCTGGAAGCCGCGGTCAACGCCGGGGACGAGGAAGGTTTCCGGGGAGCGCTGACCGCTCTCCTCGACCAGGTACGCACGGTGGGCACGAAGCTGCCGGACGACTCGCTGGAGGAGTCCGACCTGTTCCTCCCGCCGGAGGACGCCACGGTCGACGAGGTGAAGGAGCTTCTGGGGGAGGAAGGCCTCATCCCCGGATAG
- the htpX gene encoding zinc metalloprotease HtpX: MARTRFQPDRGLTSRMVLVMFLLGLLYVAAVGGLIAAGLNFAWVIIIAGGFLLAQWFFSDKIALAAMGAREVSPDEAPELHAVIDRLCALADMPKPRVAIADTDMPNAFATGRNPNKAVLCVTTGIMRRLTRTELEGVLAHELSHVAHRDVAVMTIASFLGVLAGLVARFGMYSGMGRGSRDNNAAMVFAVVWLTSIAVYVISFLLTRALSRYREFAADRAGAYLTGNPSELASALTKISGDIAQIPTRDLRRSQPAQAFFFAPAAVGKSLGKLLSTHPTTEQRLARLAQVSAELGKPML, encoded by the coding sequence ATGGCTCGCACACGATTCCAACCCGACCGGGGCCTCACCTCGCGGATGGTCCTGGTCATGTTCCTGCTCGGCCTGCTGTACGTCGCGGCTGTCGGCGGGCTCATCGCCGCCGGGCTGAACTTCGCCTGGGTGATCATCATCGCCGGCGGGTTCCTGCTGGCACAGTGGTTCTTCTCCGACAAGATCGCGCTGGCCGCGATGGGCGCCCGCGAAGTCTCACCGGACGAGGCGCCCGAGCTGCACGCGGTGATCGACCGGCTGTGCGCGCTCGCCGACATGCCCAAGCCGCGGGTGGCCATAGCGGACACCGACATGCCGAACGCCTTCGCCACCGGCCGCAACCCGAACAAGGCCGTGTTGTGTGTCACCACGGGCATCATGCGCCGACTGACCCGGACCGAGCTGGAGGGAGTGCTCGCCCACGAGCTGTCCCACGTCGCCCACCGCGACGTCGCGGTGATGACCATCGCGTCGTTCCTCGGTGTGCTCGCCGGTCTGGTCGCCCGGTTCGGGATGTACTCCGGCATGGGCCGCGGCAGCAGGGACAACAACGCCGCGATGGTGTTCGCGGTGGTCTGGCTGACCAGCATCGCGGTCTACGTGATCAGCTTCCTGCTCACCCGGGCGCTGTCCCGCTACCGCGAGTTCGCCGCCGACCGGGCCGGTGCCTACCTCACCGGCAACCCCTCCGAGCTGGCTTCCGCCCTCACCAAGATCTCCGGCGACATCGCCCAGATCCCGACCCGGGACCTGCGCAGGTCGCAGCCGGCCCAGGCGTTCTTCTTCGCCCCGGCCGCGGTCGGCAAGTCGCTGGGCAAGCTGCTGTCCACCCACCCGACGACCGAGCAGCGCCTGGCCCGGCTGGCGCAGGTGAGCGCCGAGCTCGGCAAGCCGATGCTCTAG
- the pspAB gene encoding PspA-associated protein PspAB: MKFLDAILGRSQPKRPDLDQLFGLPQAALTLQAAADFRPTGVGSVCYRAAEGGAFATTQADIQELLDADEGPKVERVTDDYGFTWLVVRHDPEDSSGLVTDLHAVNSSLEAAGFGPSLLCSLVTFVNGDGRRLALVYLYKRGAFYPFAPLAGERRDNALELQTRGMVANDLKIEEDLSRWFPVWGAPGL; this comes from the coding sequence ATGAAGTTCCTCGACGCGATCCTCGGACGTAGCCAGCCGAAGCGGCCCGACCTCGACCAGTTGTTCGGCCTTCCGCAGGCGGCGCTGACGCTGCAGGCCGCCGCGGACTTCCGGCCCACCGGGGTGGGCTCGGTCTGCTACCGCGCAGCCGAGGGCGGGGCGTTCGCCACCACCCAGGCCGACATCCAGGAGTTGCTGGACGCCGACGAGGGACCGAAGGTCGAGCGGGTCACCGACGACTACGGCTTCACCTGGCTGGTCGTACGCCACGACCCGGAGGACAGCTCGGGACTCGTCACCGACCTGCACGCGGTCAACTCCTCGCTGGAGGCCGCCGGGTTCGGCCCGTCCCTGCTGTGTTCGCTGGTCACCTTCGTCAACGGCGACGGCCGCCGGCTGGCGCTGGTCTACCTCTACAAGCGCGGCGCGTTCTACCCCTTCGCACCGCTGGCGGGCGAACGCCGAGACAACGCGCTGGAGCTGCAGACCCGGGGCATGGTGGCCAACGACCTGAAGATCGAGGAGGACCTGTCCCGCTGGTTCCCGGTGTGGGGCGCTCCCGGTCTGTGA
- a CDS encoding GNAT family N-acetyltransferase, with protein MLIRPMRDDDIGAARALTHEALQLSRSLTRPAGLPAPSAGPATSDWSGRWERRAKHLLRHDAEGCWVAEADGGNGGGGAAGGSRVVGVAMSLRREKSWGLSSFFVHPKAQGAGVGAALLDAALGYSRGCLRGIIISTEDPRAARRYRLAGFTLHPTIRIAGTVDRSALPVVDGVRTGGPGDQDLCDSVDRRVRGAAHGVDHEFLCAEYGLLVSDTLTGSGYCFVDPSGSPVLLAATSRKVAQRLLWAALAVSPEGADVRIDYLTADQEWAVDVALAAGLSLRTEGYLCLRHMRPPAPYLPSGAFL; from the coding sequence GTGCTGATCAGGCCGATGCGGGACGACGACATCGGGGCGGCCCGCGCACTCACCCACGAGGCCCTGCAGCTGAGCCGATCGCTCACCCGGCCCGCGGGGTTGCCCGCTCCGTCGGCCGGCCCGGCGACCTCGGACTGGAGCGGCCGGTGGGAACGCCGCGCCAAGCACCTTCTGCGGCATGACGCCGAGGGATGCTGGGTGGCCGAGGCCGACGGCGGGAACGGCGGTGGCGGAGCCGCCGGGGGCAGCCGGGTGGTCGGTGTGGCGATGTCGCTGCGCCGGGAGAAGTCGTGGGGCCTGTCGTCGTTCTTCGTCCACCCGAAGGCCCAGGGCGCCGGCGTCGGCGCCGCACTGCTGGACGCCGCCCTCGGCTACAGCCGGGGCTGCCTGCGCGGCATCATCATCTCCACCGAGGACCCCCGAGCCGCCCGCCGCTACCGGCTCGCCGGATTCACTTTGCACCCCACCATCCGGATCGCCGGTACGGTCGACCGCTCGGCGCTGCCGGTGGTGGACGGCGTACGGACCGGCGGGCCCGGCGACCAGGACCTGTGCGACTCGGTGGACCGGCGGGTGCGCGGCGCGGCGCACGGCGTCGACCACGAGTTCCTGTGTGCGGAGTACGGCCTGCTGGTGTCGGACACCCTCACCGGGAGCGGCTACTGCTTCGTCGACCCGTCCGGGTCACCGGTGCTGCTGGCCGCCACCAGCCGCAAGGTCGCCCAGCGGCTGCTGTGGGCCGCGCTGGCGGTGTCGCCGGAAGGTGCGGACGTACGGATCGACTACCTCACCGCCGACCAGGAGTGGGCCGTCGACGTGGCCCTCGCGGCCGGGCTGTCCCTGCGTACCGAGGGCTACCTGTGCCTGCGGCACATGCGCCCACCGGCGCCGTACCTGCCGTCCGGCGCGTTCCTCTGA
- a CDS encoding glycerate kinase family protein, with product MRVLIAPDKFAGTLTAVEAAQAMATGWLEQAPDDEVVTVPMSDGGPGFVDVLSAALGGELLAVTVTGSLGEPTPATVLLHEGTAYVETSQACGLDLVPPERRDPERATTYGVGELVAAALEAGARRLVLGLGGSGTNDAGAGLLAALGATAQPDGVLASGGAALAEVTALDLAPARARLAGVEILAASDVDNPLLGLRGATNVFGPQKGVAEERRVTLDAALERFADLADRSLADAKGAGAAGGLGYALSLLGGTRVPGIETISAAVGLPDRARAADLVLTGEGSFDFQSAGGKVVSGVASVAGEAIRPCLVLAGQVLVGIREMRTMGVESGYSLVDLVGRERALGAPRDSLVELARRVARTWSR from the coding sequence GTGCGCGTGTTGATCGCTCCCGACAAGTTCGCCGGCACCCTCACCGCAGTGGAGGCCGCGCAGGCGATGGCCACCGGCTGGCTCGAACAGGCGCCGGACGACGAGGTGGTGACCGTCCCCATGTCGGACGGCGGCCCGGGCTTCGTGGACGTGCTGTCCGCCGCGCTGGGCGGTGAGCTGCTCGCGGTGACGGTCACCGGCTCTCTCGGTGAACCCACCCCGGCGACCGTCCTGCTGCACGAGGGCACCGCCTACGTCGAGACCTCGCAGGCGTGCGGGCTGGACCTGGTGCCGCCGGAGCGGCGGGACCCCGAACGCGCCACGACGTACGGCGTGGGCGAGCTGGTCGCGGCGGCCCTGGAGGCGGGTGCTCGCCGGCTGGTGCTCGGCCTCGGCGGCAGCGGAACCAACGACGCGGGCGCGGGCCTGCTCGCAGCACTCGGCGCGACCGCGCAGCCGGACGGCGTCCTGGCCTCCGGCGGTGCGGCCCTGGCCGAGGTGACGGCCCTGGACCTGGCGCCTGCCCGGGCGCGGCTGGCCGGCGTCGAGATTCTCGCCGCCAGCGACGTCGACAACCCCCTGCTGGGACTGCGGGGCGCGACCAACGTGTTCGGCCCGCAGAAGGGCGTCGCCGAGGAACGCCGGGTCACCCTGGACGCGGCCCTGGAGCGCTTCGCCGACCTGGCCGACAGGTCACTGGCCGACGCCAAGGGCGCGGGCGCGGCTGGCGGACTCGGCTACGCGCTGTCGCTGCTCGGTGGCACTCGGGTGCCTGGCATCGAGACGATCTCGGCGGCGGTGGGGCTGCCGGACCGGGCGCGGGCGGCCGACCTGGTGCTCACCGGGGAGGGCTCGTTCGACTTCCAGTCCGCCGGCGGCAAGGTGGTCTCCGGCGTGGCGTCGGTGGCCGGCGAGGCGATCCGGCCGTGCCTCGTACTGGCCGGGCAGGTCCTGGTCGGAATCCGGGAAATGCGGACGATGGGCGTCGAGTCCGGCTATTCGCTGGTCGACCTCGTGGGCCGCGAGCGGGCGCTCGGCGCGCCGCGGGACAGCCTGGTCGAGCTGGCCCGGCGGGTGGCACGGACCTGGTCACGCTGA
- a CDS encoding HesB/IscA family protein, with the protein MTIQGDVTQQDQQADGVVLTDAAASKVKNLLEQEGRDDLRLRLAVQPGGCSGLRYQLFFDERDLDGDTVREFGGVGVVVDRMSVPYLQGAVIDFVDTIEKQGFTIDNPSATSSCACGDSFH; encoded by the coding sequence ATGACCATTCAGGGCGACGTGACCCAGCAGGACCAGCAGGCCGACGGCGTGGTGCTCACCGACGCGGCCGCGTCCAAGGTCAAGAACCTCCTCGAGCAGGAGGGCCGAGACGATCTTCGACTGCGACTCGCCGTGCAGCCGGGTGGCTGTTCGGGTCTGCGCTACCAGCTCTTCTTCGACGAGCGCGACCTGGACGGCGACACGGTCCGTGAGTTCGGGGGCGTCGGTGTGGTCGTCGACCGGATGAGCGTTCCCTACCTGCAGGGTGCGGTGATCGACTTCGTCGACACCATCGAGAAGCAGGGCTTCACGATCGACAACCCCAGCGCCACCAGCTCCTGCGCCTGCGGCGACTCCTTCCACTGA